The Marivirga salinae DNA window GAAAAGAATTCTGTAAACCTTAATTCCAGTATTTCACAATTGGGTGAATGGAAAGGAAATTTGATTTCTCAATACAAAGCCGAAAATTGGAAACACTTTTCAGGATTCCACTGGGATGTAGTCAATCAATTTGTAGATCAAAATAACGATTTATTTTCGGATGTTGTTTTAAGAGATCGTTTTTCGATATTCAATTTCTCTGAAAATGAGGAGAAAGAATTATCTATAGGTGGTAAATACTATTATGAAGATAGAAGAAATGGCGTTTTGGAATTTGTGAAGGACAGAAACTATAAACAGCTAAGAGGTAGTGATGAGGTGTACGGTGAAAGTATCTATACGCACAGATGGGAATTATTTGGGAGCAAGAAATTCGGCAAATCTCCTTTTAAATTACAGTTTTCCGCTAGCCAGCATTGGCAGGATAGTTTCTATGGAGACACTTTTTATGAAGCAGAGCAACATCAGGCTTTTGCAAATTTCATTTTTGAAAGTCAGTGGGGAAATCACAACTTTTTATCAGGGTTTAGTCAGCGTTTAAGTTACTATGATGATAATTCTCCAGCAACAGAAAATGAGACTGGCAATAATCCTGATTTACAAATCATACCAGGAATATTTGTTCAAGATGAATGGAAAATCAATGAAGATTGGAAAGCCCTTTCAGGAGCGAGAATAGATTATTACGATAGGCACGGATTGATATTTTCTCCAAGATTAAATATTCAATATCAACTAAGCGAGTGGACAAATTTCCGATTTAATAGTGGTACTGGTTTTCGTATTGTCAATCTTTTTACCGAAGATCATGCTTTTGTTTCTGGACAAAGAGAATTACGGATTGAAGAAGATTTAAATCCTGAAAGATCCTTTAATGTAGGTTTAGGATTTCAGCATGTTTATACTTTCGGAAATCAGCAAGGAAGCCTTGAGTTGGATGGATTTTACACCTATTTCACCAATAAAATTATTCCTGATTACGATACTCCTGGTTTTATTATTTACGAGAATTCCGAAGCTTATGCCTATACCAGAGGCTTGAGCGCAAACATCAATCACCAAGTTGGCGCTAATCTCTATTTGAATTTAGGCGCTCAATGGCAAAATGCTAGACAGGCAGAAAGTGATGAAAATGGTGTTTTAGAGGAGAATCCAATTATCTATTCTAGAGATTGGTTTGCTGTGGGTTCTGCAGAATATAGTTTTCCTTTAGGGATAAAATTGAATTATAGTTTTAATTGGAATGGGCCTACTGCCATGCCAGAGGTTTATGATGTAAATGCAATGGGTGAAATTATCAACTCCAGATCAGACTTTTCTCCTGAATTCACGCTCCATAATCTTAAAATCCGAAAGGAATTCAAAAGATTAGAGGTTTTTGTCGGTGTTAGGAATATATTCGATAATGTTCAGCAAATATCACCGCTTAGCGGAACGCAGGACGAGACCACCCCTATCGGTTTTGGAGAATATTTTGATACCGCTTACAATTATGGGAGTATGATGGGGCGAAATTTCTTTTTTGGGGTTGATTGGATGTTGTAATAATCACTTCGGAAGTCACATTTAAAAAGTTTAAAAATACACATATAGAGTTACATTGTTGTATTCATAAATTGTATCTAAAACTCACTTTAAGTCTTGAAAATCTTTCAGATTTATATAAAATTAATCTATTAATATTTATATTCCGAAAAGCCTCTAAAT harbors:
- a CDS encoding TonB-dependent receptor; the protein is MLRLLFVVIVFLSSVCVLRAQVFKAVVKDEKGEPLPFSTAYDHDLGYGATADGNGEIILSIKPESKEIWISHVGYQKKIINVDKIDLSQFHKIQLLPDKLGLNEVVVSGQMQARSLRNSPVKVEVFKADFLNDFSQGSGNLMENISMVNGIQENVACGVCYTNEISINGLEGAYTSLLINGIPIYGNLATVYGLNSIPTDMMEKVEVVRGPGSTLYGSEAMAGVINIITPHAEKNSVNLNSSISQLGEWKGNLISQYKAENWKHFSGFHWDVVNQFVDQNNDLFSDVVLRDRFSIFNFSENEEKELSIGGKYYYEDRRNGVLEFVKDRNYKQLRGSDEVYGESIYTHRWELFGSKKFGKSPFKLQFSASQHWQDSFYGDTFYEAEQHQAFANFIFESQWGNHNFLSGFSQRLSYYDDNSPATENETGNNPDLQIIPGIFVQDEWKINEDWKALSGARIDYYDRHGLIFSPRLNIQYQLSEWTNFRFNSGTGFRIVNLFTEDHAFVSGQRELRIEEDLNPERSFNVGLGFQHVYTFGNQQGSLELDGFYTYFTNKIIPDYDTPGFIIYENSEAYAYTRGLSANINHQVGANLYLNLGAQWQNARQAESDENGVLEENPIIYSRDWFAVGSAEYSFPLGIKLNYSFNWNGPTAMPEVYDVNAMGEIINSRSDFSPEFTLHNLKIRKEFKRLEVFVGVRNIFDNVQQISPLSGTQDETTPIGFGEYFDTAYNYGSMMGRNFFFGVDWML